The following proteins are encoded in a genomic region of Planococcus lenghuensis:
- a CDS encoding GNAT family N-acetyltransferase, with translation MDIVIKLLEEQDAGTLLDFERRNRSLFEQSVPSRGEAYYDPAVFKVRHEELLAEQAQGLSRFYLIWSSDGQLVGRINLIDIDPAIQEAELGFRIGENFTGKGIGRNAVRSLLAKEPGIKRIKAKTTSTNFASQKVLENNGFRQMNRQEENVRQQEKSVTFFQYILEI, from the coding sequence ATGGATATCGTCATTAAGCTGCTGGAAGAACAAGACGCCGGGACGTTGCTGGACTTCGAGCGCCGGAACCGGTCACTTTTCGAACAGTCGGTGCCAAGCCGGGGCGAGGCCTATTATGATCCGGCCGTCTTCAAAGTCAGACATGAGGAGCTATTGGCTGAGCAAGCGCAAGGACTTTCCCGTTTTTACCTGATCTGGTCCAGTGATGGACAGCTCGTCGGCCGCATCAATCTGATCGATATTGATCCGGCGATTCAGGAAGCGGAACTCGGCTTCCGGATCGGCGAGAATTTCACAGGAAAAGGAATCGGCCGGAATGCTGTGCGATCGCTGTTGGCGAAGGAACCGGGCATCAAGCGCATCAAGGCTAAAACGACATCAACCAATTTCGCTTCTCAAAAGGTATTGGAGAATAATGGATTTCGACAAATGAACAGACAGGAAGAAAACGTGAGACAGCAGGAGAAATCTGTCACATTTTTTCAATATATTCTGGAGATATGA
- a CDS encoding GNAT family N-acetyltransferase, with product MKVAEQRFCRNGLPYLIRSARQEDAAELSQLRLQMDSETENLDREPGEGFIDASGFEQLIRSDTESDRNLFLVAIADGRIVGFSRCEGNELKRFAHKAEFGIGVLKAYWGNGIGKNLLSESIKWADESGLAKLTLNVLETNEPAIRLYEELGFQAEGVLVNDKTLSDGKFYNTVVMGRLR from the coding sequence ATGAAAGTAGCCGAACAACGATTCTGCAGAAACGGACTCCCTTATCTCATCCGCTCTGCCCGACAGGAAGATGCAGCGGAACTGTCTCAGCTCCGGCTCCAGATGGACAGCGAGACGGAAAACCTGGACCGGGAACCGGGGGAAGGATTCATCGATGCATCGGGATTCGAACAATTGATCCGATCGGACACAGAGAGTGATCGGAACTTGTTCCTGGTGGCTATCGCAGATGGCCGGATTGTCGGGTTCTCACGCTGTGAAGGAAATGAACTGAAGCGGTTTGCACATAAAGCGGAGTTTGGAATCGGCGTCTTGAAAGCCTACTGGGGTAATGGCATTGGGAAGAATCTTTTGAGTGAATCCATCAAATGGGCTGACGAAAGCGGACTTGCAAAGCTGACTTTGAATGTATTGGAAACCAACGAACCGGCCATCCGCTTATATGAGGAACTGGGGTTTCAAGCAGAAGGTGTGTTGGTCAACGACAAAACCCTGTCGGATGGCAAATTTTATAATACAGTCGTCATGGGAAGATTGAGGTGA
- a CDS encoding phosphotransferase has protein sequence MAELKWNDRVRLEDVREWIASSIPDSRKVEGPITIFRSNDWGITASFHVYNGHSVQEVVCKIAFLPIFQSSPAIYTALSQLNSGAVPVYINGKTEDGLTWLLFEKFSGHLIREEANLNALIDIAKQMADLQKQFTPIANEHAIPYYSLRHLAVQLPVFVEHAKNVYRPQWTAQQEQLIKNNLDGKEDLLAICDAGILDRMASAMAELCGQLDGFSLPYSIDHLDLHSNNAIRTKGGEVIVFDFEEAVISCPLFSLEKLLDEAAEFENSYSGHKHKIQWSAAQLQLRDAYLLALDPNVRNDRLITMFDYMAAVAPIKYAYQSSYFLEQVGSQHMEAELMAESFVKAWKRIAQLELNKG, from the coding sequence ATGGCTGAGTTAAAATGGAATGACCGTGTGCGATTGGAAGATGTTAGGGAGTGGATTGCTTCTTCCATTCCTGATTCAAGGAAAGTGGAAGGGCCGATTACAATTTTTAGGTCGAATGACTGGGGCATTACTGCGTCATTTCATGTATATAACGGGCATTCCGTGCAGGAAGTGGTCTGTAAGATTGCATTTCTGCCGATCTTTCAGTCATCTCCGGCGATCTATACGGCATTGTCCCAGCTGAACTCCGGGGCGGTGCCTGTATATATCAATGGGAAGACAGAAGACGGATTGACTTGGCTTCTGTTTGAAAAATTTTCCGGCCATCTTATCCGTGAGGAAGCGAATTTGAATGCATTAATCGATATAGCCAAGCAGATGGCTGACCTTCAGAAACAGTTTACGCCGATTGCCAATGAACATGCCATTCCCTATTATTCATTGCGGCATCTCGCTGTGCAGCTGCCGGTTTTTGTCGAACATGCCAAGAATGTCTATCGGCCGCAATGGACGGCGCAGCAGGAGCAGCTGATTAAAAACAATCTGGATGGAAAAGAGGACTTGCTGGCGATCTGCGATGCCGGTATTCTCGATCGGATGGCGTCAGCCATGGCTGAATTATGCGGTCAGCTGGACGGGTTTTCGCTTCCGTATTCCATCGACCACTTGGATCTGCACAGCAATAACGCTATTCGTACTAAAGGCGGGGAAGTCATCGTCTTTGATTTCGAGGAAGCGGTGATCAGCTGTCCGTTATTTTCACTGGAGAAGCTGCTGGACGAAGCAGCGGAATTCGAGAACAGCTACAGCGGCCATAAGCATAAAATCCAATGGTCGGCTGCACAGCTACAGCTTCGGGACGCTTACCTGCTGGCACTTGATCCCAACGTGCGAAACGACCGGTTGATCACGATGTTCGATTATATGGCAGCCGTTGCGCCAATCAAGTATGCGTATCAAAGTTCATATTTTCTCGAACAGGTCGGGTCGCAGCACATGGAAGCGGAACTGATGGCCGAAAGTTTTGTGAAGGCTTGGAAGAGAATCGCACAATTGGAGCTGAATAAGGGATGA